The Longimicrobium sp. genome includes a region encoding these proteins:
- a CDS encoding inositol monophosphatase family protein, translating to MNDWDELMDFAVRTVAGAGEITVGHFGTVAVQRKPDGSEVTAADLAAEAYVRASVAEAFPEDGIVGEEDEERPSRSGRRWIVDPIDGTRSFGSGVPLYAVLLALEVDGAPSLGCCHLPALGETLVAARGAGAWLNGRPARVSECEDLAEARMVTSGLEYWRDLGTDEDRAGFDRLVRATRFARTWGDAYGYFLVACGRAELMVDPTTANYWDYAAHTVIFPEAGGRFTQFDASPVVDCSTALASNGRLHDAARRVLAGG from the coding sequence ATGAACGACTGGGACGAGCTGATGGACTTCGCCGTGCGCACGGTGGCCGGCGCGGGCGAGATCACGGTGGGCCACTTCGGCACCGTGGCGGTGCAGAGGAAGCCCGACGGCAGCGAGGTGACGGCGGCGGACCTGGCGGCGGAGGCGTACGTGCGCGCGTCGGTGGCCGAGGCGTTCCCCGAGGACGGCATCGTGGGCGAGGAGGACGAGGAGAGGCCGTCGCGGAGCGGCCGCCGCTGGATCGTGGACCCGATCGACGGGACGCGCTCGTTCGGCTCGGGGGTGCCGCTCTACGCGGTGCTCCTGGCGCTGGAGGTGGACGGGGCGCCGTCGCTCGGCTGCTGCCACCTCCCGGCGCTCGGCGAGACGCTGGTGGCGGCGCGCGGCGCTGGGGCGTGGCTCAACGGCCGCCCCGCGCGGGTGTCGGAGTGCGAGGACTTGGCCGAGGCGCGGATGGTGACCTCGGGCCTGGAGTACTGGCGCGACCTGGGGACCGACGAGGACCGCGCGGGGTTCGATCGCCTGGTGCGCGCCACCCGCTTCGCGCGCACCTGGGGTGACGCGTACGGCTACTTCCTGGTGGCGTGCGGCCGCGCGGAGCTGATGGTGGATCCCACCACGGCCAACTACTGGGACTACGCCGCCCACACGGTGATCTTCCCCGAGGCCGGCGGCCGCTTCACGCAGTTCGACGCCTCGCCGGTCGTCGACTGCAGCACCGCGCTGGCGAGCAACGGCCGCCTGCACGACGCCGCCCGCCGCGTGCTGGCGGGCGGGTGA